In Akkermansia muciniphila, the DNA window AGGACGGTGACCAGGGAGGGAAGGTGGGTGATGCCCGTCAGGAAGGGAAGCTCTTTGACCCCTGCCATCAGCGGAGGAATGGTCTGGGCCAGCACGTCTATGGAGAGCAGGGCCCCTCCGATGCCGGATACCAGGTAGGGCAGGGAAACGCGCCAGAGGGTTTTAAGATTCCAGCGTGAAGGGGAAGACCACCAGTCCGCCAGCCACACGCAGCCCGTGAGCAGGACGATGAACAGGCACGCCTGGAGGTGGCCGCCCCGGAACCCCAGAGCAATGAAGAGGATGGAGGGAAGGTCGATGATTCTTTTTTCCCTGTTGCGCATCAGGGCCCAGAGTATCCAGGGGGCCCAGCACATGGTTCCCAGCACCCACCGGTGGTAGATCCACATGACGAATTGGGAGTAAAAGCCATAGCCCGCCGCTCCCAGCAGGCAGTAGGGAGCCGGAACCTTCCGGTTCCGCAGGAAGACGATCATGCCCAGGCCCGCGATGAAGAATTGCAGGATGATGCCCGTGTCCCATGCCGTCCAGAAGGGCAGGAAAAAGTAAAGGGCGTGGTGCCAGTCTCCGGGGCACAGCATGGTGTTTTCCGCAATGGGGGTGCCGTTATGGGCGTATGGATTCCAGCCCATGTAGCCGTCCTGCCGGAAGCTCTCCGCTACGGAATAGTTGTAGGGCAGGTATTGGGAAATGGCGTCCACCGTGAAGTGGTTGTGGACGTTTTCCATGGGCTGCGTGGCATACGGGGAAATGAGGCATTCCATGATGTCCATGGGGGCCAGTACCTTGCCCCCGAAGATGGCCGGGGCAAAGAACACGGCCACCATGGCGGTCCAGAGGAGGCAGCAGAGCCAGAAAGAGCGCCTGGAGAGGGAGTCAGTGTTTTTCATGCTCAAGATTGCGTTCGTCCCAGTGCATGAGGGAAAGGACGTGGTCGTACCGCTGGGAGGTCCGCAGGCCGTGGAGAATGAAGGCGATGGTCAGGGCAAGCGCGGATACGGTGAACAGCCCCATGGACAGGACGGCAAGGGGAAGGTGGAAGACGTACTCATACCGGAAATAGTCCAGAACCGCCGGAAGGCCCGCCAGGATGGCGAGGATGAGCAGGATGGCACTGATGATGGAGAAGAAGAACAGGGGGCGATGGTTCATCAGGACGGAGAAGATGGTCTTGATGACTTTCACCCCGTCTGACACCGTGGAAAGCTTGGAAACGGACCCTGCCGGACGGTCCATGTAGTTCGTGGGCACTTCCACGATGGAGTAGCCGTTGTCCAGGGCGTGGATGCTGATTTCCGTTTCCAGTTCAAAGCCCGTGGAAAGGATGGGGAAGTTTTTGACGAACCTTTTGGAGAAGACGCGGTAGCCCGTCAGGATGTCATGCAGGTTCCCCTGGAACAGCTTGTTGATGAGCATGCGGACGGCCTTGTTCCCCGTATCATGCATGGGGCGCTTGTTTTCACGGCTGTAAATGCCGGCGTCATGGCGGTCACCGCATACCATGTCCGCGTCTCCGCGGAGGACGGGCTCCAGCAGGCGGTGGAGGTCGGCGGCCGGATAGGTCAGGTCCGCGTCCACCATCACGTATACGTCCGCATCCACTTCCCGGAACGCCTTTTTAACGGCCATGGCCTTTCCTTTCCGCCTTTCTTGAAGCAGCGCGCCGGAACACCCTAATTCTTCATACGTTTTCCTGGCTATTTCCGCAGTTTTATCGGAAGAATTATTATCAATGACATAAATGGCGGCTTCCGGACAGTGGTTATAAAAATCCTGCATCACTTCCCGGATAGTCAATTCTTCATTATAGGCGGGGATAATGATGGCAATGGAAATCATGTAAGACCTTTTGCAAAATGAATATCTTACCAAAGATTACGGATTGCGAATTCGAAGTCAACATGTTTTTCTGAACCCAAATTGGTTAGCAGAAAAGCACACTTATACCAGAAAGAGAGGCAGTCTTTAATCCGAAGGTGCGGCCAGTTGGCAAAATACTGCTTCACAAAAGATTTCAGGGTTGCATGAAGCGCCTGCCGTTTGTCCGGATTCGCAATCCGCTGTTTCTTATCATGCACGGAGGCTGTTCATTAACCACCGGAGCGTGCCTGCCGCCGGAGCCGGAAAATGCCTGGCGGATTCTTCTCTGCGGGAAGAGGAAAAAGAACCTTTTTCTCCGTTTTCCCATCCGCATCCGGATGGGACGGAATACCCTCCGGATGGGGGAGAGGGTCAGGAGAGGATGATTCCTTCCACGGCGGCGCGGAGGGGCTCATCACTGAACTTCTCCAGGGCATGCTTCAGGAAGCCCTGCGCTATCATTCTGCGCGCCGTCTGTTCCGGAATGCCGCGTGAAAGCAGGTAGAAGATTTCTTCCGGAGAGATGGAAGAGGTGGCGGAACCGTGGGAGCACTGCACCCTGTCCGCCAGGATTTCCAGGCCGGGAATGGAGTTGGCTTCCGCGCGGGGGCTGAGGATCAGATTGCGGTTGCTCTGGTAGGCGCTGGTGTCATGCGCCCCCTCCGCCACCAGGATCATGCCGCTGAAAATGCTGGTGGACTCATCGTCCAGAACATTGGCGTAAAGCAGGTTGCTGGAGGCTCCGCGGTAGAGGTGCTTCTGGTAGGTTCTCTGGTCCAGTTCCTTGTTTTCCTTCAGGTGGTTGGCGGAAAGCAGGCGTACGTTCGCGCCGTCTCCGTTCAGGAGGCAGACCGTCTCCTGCCTGGCCCACGCCGCGCCGGGATGGCTGGTCAAGTGTTCCATTTCCGCGGAATCGTCCGCCATGATATGGCAGAGTTCCACGGCGCGGGAACGTCTGTTGAGTTCCTGGACCAGGGCGTATTTGACGGAGGAAGAGGAGGAAAGATGGTGCTGTTGCAGCGCTCCGCAGAATTGGTTGCCATGGTCCGCGCTGATGTGGCGTTCCAGAATGTGCAGGCGGCTTCCGGTTTCCGCAATGACCAGCGTGGCGGGGAAGACGGCCACCTTGTCCCCGGAGATGAAGTGGAAAACTTCCAGTGGACGGGAGATTTCCTTTTCCGCCATAATGACCAGCCCGTTGTGCTGGAGGGCGGTATTCAGCGCGGCCAGCTTTTCAGACCCCAGCGTTTCCGGCGTCGTTTCCAGATGTTTGCGGGCGGCGTCCGGGTATTGCAGCACGAAGTCTTCCATATCCATCACGGAGAGCCCTTCCGGCAGTTCATCCGGGATGGAGACGGGAAGCCCGTTGGCGTAAACGATGCGGATGGCGTCCGGCATGGAGGCGTGCTCCGTGATGATGGAGGCCAGGGCTTCCGGAGCCAGGGGGGGCGCTGCTTCAAAGTCTTCCAGGGATTCGTTGCCGGGGGCGCCGAAACGCCAGGATTCCATGCGGCGGGAGGGTTCCGGGAGCTGGTCCGCCTGTTCCAGGGCGCGGCGGTGCCTGGCTTCAAACCATGCGGGAAGGAAGCCTGCGGGGAATTGTTCTTCGTTGAGCAAGTGGTTCATCATTTCCTTCCTTATCCGATGCTGTCTTCCATTTCCAGGTCAATGAGCCTGCGCAGCTCCACGGAATATTCCATGGGGAATTCCTGGACAAGATCATTAATGAATCCATTGACGGCCAGGGACATGGCCGCCGCCTTCGGGATGCCGCGCTGCTGCATGTAAAAGAGCATTTCTTCAGAGACCTGGGAGACGGACGCTTCATGCTGCACCGTGTTTTTGTCCCCCTTTACCGTGATGGCGGGGTAAGTGTCCGTGCGGCTGTTGGCCGCCAGCAGCAGGGCGTCACATTCCGTATTGTTCTTGCAGCCCTTGAGGCCTTTCCCCATGACCACCTGGCCCCGGTAGCTGGCGCGCCCTTCACCGATGCTGATGGATTTGGAGACAATGTTGGACGTGGTGTCGTCCGCCGCGTGAATCATTTTGGCCCCGGTATCCTGGTGCTGCCCCGTGTTCGCCAGAGCGATGGAAATGACCTCTCCCCTGGCGCGCCTGCCCTTGAGCACCACAGCCGGGTATTTCATGGTGAGGCCGGAGCCTATGTTGCAGTCTATCCAGCGGATTTCCGCATCTTCCATGGCCAGTCCGCGCTTGGTGACCATGTTGAAGACGTTGGAGGACCAGTTCTGCACGGTGACGTACTGGATTTTGGCGCCCTTCAGGGCTACCAGTTCCACCACGGCGGAGTGGAGGGTGGACGTTTCAAACTGGGGGGCCGTGCACCCTTCCATGTACATGAGTTCAGCCCCTTCATCCGCAATGATGAGGGTACGTTCAAACTGGCCGAAGTTTTCCGAGTTGATGCGGAAGTACGCCTGGAGCGGGTGCTTGAGCTTTACGCCCTTGGGCACGTAAATGAAGGAGCCGCCGGAAAATACGGCGCTGTTCAGGGCGGAGAATTTATTGTCACCCGTGGGAATGACCTTCCCGAACCACGGGCGGAAGACGTCTTCATGGTATTTCAGGCCTTCCGCGGAGTTCACGAAGATGACTCCCTGGCTGCGGAGCTCCTCCTTCATGTTGGAGTAGGCGGACTCGGAATCATACTGGGCCTCCACGCCCGCCAGGAACTGGCGTTCCTGTTCCGGAACGCCCAGGCGTTCAAAGGTGCGCTTCACGTCTTCCGGCACGTCATCCCAGCTTCGCTTGGGCCGTTCCCCGTCGGAAAGATAGTAGCGTATCTTGGAAAAATCTATTTTTTCAATTTCCGGAGAAGCCCAGTGCGTGGGCATGGGCTTGCTTTCAAAAACGGCAAGGGCGTTCTTGCGGAACTGGCGCACCCATTCCGGATCGTCCTTGACGTCGCAAATATAGTCAATGGTGGCCTCCGTCAGGCCGTAGCCGGCGTCGAATTTATGGCGCTCCGGGAAGGAGAAGTCCCCTTTGCTCCGGTCAAAGTCAAACAGGTTCTGTGTGTTCCCGTCTTCTGACGTGTCAGGTTTATCGCTCATGAGATGACTGCCGGATTAGCGGCGTTAGGCCTCTTCCTTTTCTTCCGTCTCCTTCAGGAATTCGTATCCCCTGCTTTCCAGTTCATCCACCAGCTCTCCGCCGCCGGTACGGACGATTTTGCCGTCCGCCAGCACGTGGACCACGTCCGGCTTGATGTAGTCCAGCAGGCGCTTGTAGTGGGTGATGACCAGGAAGCTGCGGAATGGGGAACGCATGGAGTTGACCCCCTCCGAGACGATGCGGAGGGCGTCTATGTCCAGGCCGGAGTCCGTCTCATCCAGGATGGCGTAAAGCGGGTCCAGGAGGAGCATCTGCAATACTTCATTACGCTTTTTCTCACCGCCGGAAAAGCCCTCGTTGACCGCGCGGGAGGTGAATTTGCGGGACATGCCGAGTTGGTCCATTTTTGCATACAGCGTCTTGTAGAACGTGACCGCATCCAGTTCTTCCCCCTGGGGCATGCGTGCCTGCATGGCCGCGCGCAGGAAGTTGGCGTTGGAAACGCCGGGCACCTCCATGGGATACTGGAACGCCAGGAACAGGCCAGCGCGGCTGCGCTCGTCAATGCTCATGTCCAGCAGGTTCTGTCCGTCCAGCCAGACTTCCCCTTCCGTCACCTCATAGTCCGGGTGGCCGCAGAGGACTTTGGAAAGGGTGCTTTTTCCGGAACCGTTGGGCCCCATGATCGCATGCACCTCTCCCTTGGGGATTTCAAGGTTGATGCCTTTAAGTATTTCCGTGCCTTGCACCTTGGCGTGCAAATTTTTAATGACCAGACTCATGATGTTAAAAGGGGATTAGCCCTGCGGCGTGATGATGGAGCCTCTCAGGGTGATTTGGGCTTCCTCCACGCATACGTCGTCAGGCAGGTTGATGAATTCCTTCAGGTCCACGCCCTCCTTGATGGTGATGTCGTAAATGCAGCCGGTCCGGGTGTCCTGGAAGTGTCCGTGATCAACGAGGTTGGGACAGAAGCGGGAAGAACTGCGTTCAAAGTTGACCTGATTGACCAGGCCGTGTTCCACCAGCGCCTCCAGGCAGTTGTAAACGGTAGCCAGAGAGATGCTGGGCAGCTTTTTGCGCACCCGGTGGTACACTTCATTTGCAGTGGGGTGATCCCTCTGTTCCAGAAGCACCTGGTATACTTCCTGCCTTTGCTTGGTGAGCCTCAGACCGGAAATTACCGGGAGGGTGGAGGTGCTTCTAACGGCTTGCTTGGAATCTGTTTTGGGATTCATATCTTATTTTTCATGCTCTGCGTGGATAGTGGGGGAGGGGTAATTGTTTTGCAAGAACAATTCCTGTTATTTATTTGGGTTCTGGGGAGGGTAAAAGAAGGGCGGTCATCCCTGTGGATGGCCGCCCCTGCAGGGAGATAGAGTTTATCCGTAATTTAGTTGGCGGCGTCGGAAGCTTCCGGAGCCACATTAACGCGGCGGCCTTCGCGGTCAAAGAACACGCGGCCGTCCACGAGGGAGAAGATGGTGTAGTCACGGCCCATGCCCACGCCCTTGCCGGGGTGCCACTTGGTGCCGCGCTGGCGGATGATGATGTTGCCCGCGATCACTTCCTGCCCGCCGAATTTTTTAACGCCGAGGCGCTTGCTGCGGGAGTCGCGACCGTTCTTGACAGAACCTTGACCTTTCTTGTGAGCCATAAGATGAAGATAAAATTAAGGGTTGAAATTAGGCGTTGATAGCGGTGATTTCCAGCTTCGTCAGGGAGCGGCGGGAACCTTTCTTCTTGTGGAAGCCCTTGCGGCGCTTGAATTTGAAAGCGATGATCTTCTTGTCGCGGAACTGGCTGACGACCTTGGCGGAAACCGTAGCGCCCGCCACCGTGGGGGTGCCGAGGGTCACGTTTCCGTCATTTTCCACCATAAGCACCTGATCAAAGCTTGCTTCAGCACCCTCTTCGAGGGTATTGATGCATTCAACGTCGATCACGTCGCCCGCCTGAACGCGGTACTGCTTGCCACCTGTTTTGAAAATTGCGTATGCCATTGCTATCACTGTTAAGGTTCACCCGCGGATGCGGGAGCCGCAATAAACCATATCATCTTCTTTTAGACAAGCAAAATTTCATGAAAAAATGAGCGAATGGTATAAAATTTTTAAAAATGGCCCCGTTTTAACTCATTCCCCGGAGGAAATGCGGGAGCTGGGACGCCGGATAGGTAAAATTTTAATGCCTGGGGAAGTGCTGGGCGTGGTGGGGGAGCTGGGCGCCGGAAAGACGCACCTGACCCAGGGGGTCATGGAGGGGCTGGGAAGTTCCGATGCGGCGGCCAGCCCGACGTTTTCCCTGGTGCACGAGCATACGGACGGGCGCCTGAGGGCGTGCCATTTTGATTTTTACCGGCTCAGGGATGAGTCCGAGCTTCTCGGCATCGGCTGGGATGAGTACCTGGATGGTGATGCGGTGCTCATTGTGGAATGGGCCAACCTGTTTCCGGACGCCCTGCCGGAGGAAACCTCCTGGCTGCTGCTGGAGCATGAGGGGGAATGCCTGCGCCGGGTGTCCCTGGCTCCTGCGCATGGAGCGGATCAGTAGCTGATGCTTTTGGAAAACGCCTGGTCAAAGCCGGGGCTGAGCCAAATGGTATTATGCATGGCGCCGGGGAATTCCCGGTAGCTGACTGGAGTGGAGAAGCAGTCCCGGAGCCGTTTGGCGTGGTCCGGGGGAATGACTTCATCCGATCCCGCCGCCAGAATGCTCACGGGGCAGGATACCCTGGGAGCCGCCAGGTCAGACCGGAAGTGGTCCGGCAGGAGAAGTTTGACGGGAAGATAGGGGAAGAGCCCGCGGGCGGCTTCCAGCAGACTGTCAAAAGGAACCAGCAGGACCAGTTTTTTCACGTTCCTGACGGAAGCGATCTGGGTGGCCACCCCTGAGCCGAGGCTTTGCCCCACCAGGATGACGTCATCCGGAGTTCTTCCGGTTTCCTTCAGCACGGAATCAAGAATCGCCAGGGAGTCCCCCATGATGTCCTGTTCCGTGGGGGAGCCTGTGCTGAGCCCGTAGCCGCGGTAGTTGACCAGGAGCTTGGCGTGGGGGAAGCGGTCCAGATACGGCAGCATCATGGAGATGTCCATGGCGTTCCCTCCGTAATATACCAGCAGGGGCTGTCCTTTCTTTTCAATAAGCCAGCCGCTGAGTTTGGCCCCGTTATGGTGGAAGGTGCGCCGGTGCGGTTCCCAGGCGGCGCGTTTTTCCAGATAGACGGTTTTGTCCTTGGGCTGCGGAGGCAGGTAAACGAGGGAACGGACGGAACATTGGGAACATGCCAGAACAAGAGCGCCGCTCAGCAGGAGCGCTGCCCTTATTTTCCATTTTCCCGGTTTCAGCATCCGCATGAAGTTCATTGGTCAGGAGTTTCCGTGGTCATGGTTCCGGCTGTCCCGGTGCGGGGCAGGGGCGTTTTCCGTTCCTGGCAGCGCCAGCTGTCCAGGGAGGCTGTTTTGCCTTCCGTGTCCAGGCGGCGCACGCCGCTGAGGATGATTTCACGTGTGGAAGTTTTAAAATGCAGCGCGGTGGGGGAGGCTCCCTTTTGGCTGGTTACCGCCGCCGTTTCCGGGATTGCCCCGTTGACGGACAGGGTCCCCCGGCCGTCCCCCAGGGAATGATATAAGAGAGTCATGCCGGAAACCCCGCGCTGGATTTCCCGTGCGGGGGCAGGTTCCGTTTCACCTTCCAAGACAATGGACGTGCGGCTGCCGTTGGGGAACCATTCCGCCTGGACGTTATCCGTTTCAAGCGTAGCGCCTCCGCGCCCGCAGGCGGAAAGCGCCAGCAGAATGCCGGGCAGGAGTAGGGAAGCTGGTCGCATGGAAACAGTGTCCCTGAATTCGGTTGAGAAGGCAATCTCTCTTTTCCCCGGCGGGCGGCTTTCGGGCGCGTTGCATTTTTTCTGATAGAAGGAAAATGGAAAAAAGGTATAATGAAGGATATGTTCAACCGAATGTTTTCATGGAGTTTTGTGGCCGCAGCGTGCGTTGCGGGGTCATTCCCGGTGGTATGCCGGGGACAGGAAGGCGCGGGGAAGCCCGGCTCCGTGCCCGTGGAGGTGTCGGCCGCCAGCCTGCTGATGGCCCGCCAGGAGGCAGGGGAAACCCGGTTGAACCGGTCTTTCAAGAATGAGGAATTGAGTGTGGGCGGCAAAAAATACGCCACGGGCATTGGCACTCACGCCACGTCCATGATTCCCCTTCCCGTGCCGGAGCGGAAGGGCGCAAGAGTGGTGAGCCTGGAAGGAGCGTGCGGCATTGACGACGGTACGGACGGGGACGGAAGCGTGGAGTTCCGCGTGATGAGCGGTTCCGGGGTCCTGTGGAGTTCCGGCGTGATGAAGCGGGGCATGCCGGCGAAGAAGTTTTCTGTTCCGGTGGCGGAAAACGGCATACGGCATCTTTACCTGATGGCTGACCGGGTGGAAAACAATTCCTACGACCACGCGGACTG includes these proteins:
- the sufB gene encoding Fe-S cluster assembly protein SufB; this encodes MSDKPDTSEDGNTQNLFDFDRSKGDFSFPERHKFDAGYGLTEATIDYICDVKDDPEWVRQFRKNALAVFESKPMPTHWASPEIEKIDFSKIRYYLSDGERPKRSWDDVPEDVKRTFERLGVPEQERQFLAGVEAQYDSESAYSNMKEELRSQGVIFVNSAEGLKYHEDVFRPWFGKVIPTGDNKFSALNSAVFSGGSFIYVPKGVKLKHPLQAYFRINSENFGQFERTLIIADEGAELMYMEGCTAPQFETSTLHSAVVELVALKGAKIQYVTVQNWSSNVFNMVTKRGLAMEDAEIRWIDCNIGSGLTMKYPAVVLKGRRARGEVISIALANTGQHQDTGAKMIHAADDTTSNIVSKSISIGEGRASYRGQVVMGKGLKGCKNNTECDALLLAANSRTDTYPAITVKGDKNTVQHEASVSQVSEEMLFYMQQRGIPKAAAMSLAVNGFINDLVQEFPMEYSVELRRLIDLEMEDSIG
- a CDS encoding SufB/SufD family protein is translated as MMNHLLNEEQFPAGFLPAWFEARHRRALEQADQLPEPSRRMESWRFGAPGNESLEDFEAAPPLAPEALASIITEHASMPDAIRIVYANGLPVSIPDELPEGLSVMDMEDFVLQYPDAARKHLETTPETLGSEKLAALNTALQHNGLVIMAEKEISRPLEVFHFISGDKVAVFPATLVIAETGSRLHILERHISADHGNQFCGALQQHHLSSSSSVKYALVQELNRRSRAVELCHIMADDSAEMEHLTSHPGAAWARQETVCLLNGDGANVRLLSANHLKENKELDQRTYQKHLYRGASSNLLYANVLDDESTSIFSGMILVAEGAHDTSAYQSNRNLILSPRAEANSIPGLEILADRVQCSHGSATSSISPEEIFYLLSRGIPEQTARRMIAQGFLKHALEKFSDEPLRAAVEGIILS
- the tsaE gene encoding tRNA (adenosine(37)-N6)-threonylcarbamoyltransferase complex ATPase subunit type 1 TsaE; translation: MSEWYKIFKNGPVLTHSPEEMRELGRRIGKILMPGEVLGVVGELGAGKTHLTQGVMEGLGSSDAAASPTFSLVHEHTDGRLRACHFDFYRLRDESELLGIGWDEYLDGDAVLIVEWANLFPDALPEETSWLLLEHEGECLRRVSLAPAHGADQ
- a CDS encoding alpha/beta hydrolase; amino-acid sequence: MNFMRMLKPGKWKIRAALLLSGALVLACSQCSVRSLVYLPPQPKDKTVYLEKRAAWEPHRRTFHHNGAKLSGWLIEKKGQPLLVYYGGNAMDISMMLPYLDRFPHAKLLVNYRGYGLSTGSPTEQDIMGDSLAILDSVLKETGRTPDDVILVGQSLGSGVATQIASVRNVKKLVLLVPFDSLLEAARGLFPYLPVKLLLPDHFRSDLAAPRVSCPVSILAAGSDEVIPPDHAKRLRDCFSTPVSYREFPGAMHNTIWLSPGFDQAFSKSISY
- the rpmA gene encoding 50S ribosomal protein L27, with product MAHKKGQGSVKNGRDSRSKRLGVKKFGGQEVIAGNIIIRQRGTKWHPGKGVGMGRDYTIFSLVDGRVFFDREGRRVNVAPEASDAAN
- the rplU gene encoding 50S ribosomal protein L21 translates to MAYAIFKTGGKQYRVQAGDVIDVECINTLEEGAEASFDQVLMVENDGNVTLGTPTVAGATVSAKVVSQFRDKKIIAFKFKRRKGFHKKKGSRRSLTKLEITAINA
- a CDS encoding Fur family transcriptional regulator, whose protein sequence is MNPKTDSKQAVRSTSTLPVISGLRLTKQRQEVYQVLLEQRDHPTANEVYHRVRKKLPSISLATVYNCLEALVEHGLVNQVNFERSSSRFCPNLVDHGHFQDTRTGCIYDITIKEGVDLKEFINLPDDVCVEEAQITLRGSIITPQG
- a CDS encoding glycosyltransferase family 2 protein, with product MISIAIIIPAYNEELTIREVMQDFYNHCPEAAIYVIDNNSSDKTAEIARKTYEELGCSGALLQERRKGKAMAVKKAFREVDADVYVMVDADLTYPAADLHRLLEPVLRGDADMVCGDRHDAGIYSRENKRPMHDTGNKAVRMLINKLFQGNLHDILTGYRVFSKRFVKNFPILSTGFELETEISIHALDNGYSIVEVPTNYMDRPAGSVSKLSTVSDGVKVIKTIFSVLMNHRPLFFFSIISAILLILAILAGLPAVLDYFRYEYVFHLPLAVLSMGLFTVSALALTIAFILHGLRTSQRYDHVLSLMHWDERNLEHEKH
- the sufC gene encoding Fe-S cluster assembly ATPase SufC: MSLVIKNLHAKVQGTEILKGINLEIPKGEVHAIMGPNGSGKSTLSKVLCGHPDYEVTEGEVWLDGQNLLDMSIDERSRAGLFLAFQYPMEVPGVSNANFLRAAMQARMPQGEELDAVTFYKTLYAKMDQLGMSRKFTSRAVNEGFSGGEKKRNEVLQMLLLDPLYAILDETDSGLDIDALRIVSEGVNSMRSPFRSFLVITHYKRLLDYIKPDVVHVLADGKIVRTGGGELVDELESRGYEFLKETEEKEEA